GGAATCCTGGGTGTGGCCATCGGTTTCGGCGCCCAGCAGCTCATCCGCGACTTCCTGGCTGGCATCTTCATCACCATCGAGGACCAGTACGGAATCGGCGACGTCATCGAAACCAGTGAAGTCGTGGGGATGGTGGAGTCCATTGGGCTTCGCATTACACGCGTCCGGTCCGAGGACGGCGCCATCTGGTACCTGCGCAACGGCGAGATCCTGCGGGTGGGCAACCGTTCCCAGGGCAACTATGTGGGCCCGGTGGACGCCTCCGCGGATGTGCCCGACCCCGATTCAGCACCACAGCAAAAGGCCGGAGAGTAAGAATGAGCACACCAACACCCGAACCGGGCCAGCCCAAGATGCTGATGCAGAACGATCCGTTCACCCAGCCCGGCTACACCGACAACTTCTACGACGCCGTGGGCGGGCATGAGACGTTCGTGAAGCTCATCGACGTCTTCTATGACGGTGTGGCCACGGACCCGCTGCTGCGTCCGATGTATCCGGAAGAAGACCTGGGGCCGGCAAAACGGCGGTTCCTGATGTTCCTCGAACAGTATTGGGGCGGCCCCACCACCTACGGCGAGGAGCGCGGCCATCCCCGGCTGCGCATGCGGCACATGCCGTTCCGGGTTACACCCGAGGCCAAGGGCCGCTGGCTCCACCACATGCGGACGGCGGTCGACGCGCTGGAGTTGCCGCCGCTCTATGAGGGCACGCTGTGGGACTACATGGAACGCGCCGCGCTGTCCATGGTGAACAGCCCTTCCACCCGGGAGGGATAGCCCTACTGGCCGAGGCCGGCGCCTGTGCGGACCAGGACGTGGCCGCGGCTGTTGCTGAGCCGGAACCAGCGTCCGGCCCGGTAGAGCTTCTGTTCATCCCCGCCGAGGAAACCCAGGGTCAGGGCGGCAAACGCCGCCCCGGCCGGGAGGCCGCCTGCACCCCCGAGTTCACGCCCCCATACTGTGGCCCTGGCGTTGTTGACGATCAGGGCGCCCGGCCTGTCCGGAACAATGGCGGCCACTTCGGCAATGCCGGCCTCCGCCGCGGCCCTCAGCCCGGCGTCGGGAAGGGCGCCCACAAGTTCCCAACCGGACCTGGGAGCACCTACGCCGGCCCACGACTCGGTGACGGTCATGGGCGGAATCGGAAGTTCGACGTCGTTCTCCCCCGCCCGGGCGAGCCGGTCCAGGACCGCGGAGAGCGGAACGGTCACGTCGGCAGCGGCGGGCTCTGCGAGTGCCATGGTCCGCAGGCCAAGGATGGTGGGCGTGGACTCGCCGAGCAGCCTTGGCCTGAGCACACACACATAGGCGGCAAGCACGGAGCCCGAGGCCTGAAGTCGGATGGCGCCGTCGTCAATTGCCTTGGCACGTGTGGCGTAGGTTCGGAGATCGGCCAGATCACGCGGATCGGCAAACCGGAAAGACTGGGTTAGGACATCAGACACACTAAGGACTCTACCGGCTGAGCCGCGGTTGAGGAGCGCCGGGGTGACGTCTAGAGTCAAACCATGACTGAAGCGGAAGCCCGATTGCAGGCCTTGCCCACGGAGGACCCCACCTCCTCGCTCATTGAACTACTGGATCTCGGCGAGCTTGAGGGTGCCCGGACCGATGAGGACATTTTCATGGGACCGTCCCAGAGGCAACCGCGGGAGCGCGTCTTTGGCGGCCAGGTCCTGGCTCAGTCCCTGATCGCCGCAAACCGGACCGTTGATGCCGCCCGCAGCGTTCATTCAATGCACGGGTATTTCCTTCGCCCGGGCGACGCGAACAAGCCCATTACGTTCGGTGTACAGCGGCTGCGAGATGGCCGCTCATTTTCCGCCCGTCGCGTCCACGCCTACCAGGATGGAGCGCCAATACTGTCCATGATCGCTTCCTTCCAGGAGGAGGATGAGGGAATCGACCACCAGTCCCCCATGCCTGACGGCATACCGGACCCCGAGTCCCTGCCCAGCACGGCAGACCTGCTGGGCAAGTTCGACCACCCGGTGGCCAGGCACTGGTCGTACGAGCGGCCCTTCGACATCCGTCATGTGGACCCGGCGCTGTACGTTTCGGCAAAGGGCGAGCGGGAAGCCCGCAACGCGGTCTGGATGAAGACCTTCGGCCCCATGCCGGACGACCCCAACACGCACCGCGCAGCCCTCGCCTACGCCAGCGACTACACGCTGCTGGAATCCATCCTGCGCAAACACGGCCTCAGCTGGATTACGCCCGGCATGAGCGTGGCAAGCCTCGACCACGCCATGTGGTGGCACCGGCCGGTGCGCGTTGATGAGTGGCTGCTGTATGTCCAGGAATCGCCCAGCGCCCAGGGCGCCCGCGGACTGGCCACCGGCAAGATCTTCAGCCGGGACGGCCAGCACGTTGCGTCGGTGGCCCAGGAAGGCATGGTGCGGGTGCCGACCGACCTGAAGAACAAGGTGGTTGGCGCGTTACAGACCAAGGTCCTCCAGCACCAGATGCGCAAGGCCGAACGGGACTAGCCGCGTTCCGGCCCGGACGGTCGCGGCTGCTTGCCAACGGCAGCCGCCGGGCATGCAAAAGGCCGGTTCCCCTCGGGGAACCGGCCTTTGCTGTGGGACTAGTCGCGGGTCAGGCGGCGGTGCGTGACCCGGTGCGGCTTAGCCGCATCGGGGCCGAGGCGCTCCACCTTGTTCTCCTCGTAGGACTCGAAGTTTCCTTCAAACCAGTACCACTTGGACGGGTTTTCCTCGTCGCCTTCGTAGGCCAGGATGTGGGTGGCCACCCGGTCCAGGAACCAGCGGTCGTGCGAGACGACCACGGCGCAGCCGGGGAATTCCAGCAGCGCGTTCTCAAGGCTGCTGAGGGTCTCGACGTCGAGGTCGTTGGTGGGCTCGTCAAGCAGCAGCAGGTTGCCGCCCTGCTTGAGGGTCAGCGCCAGGTTCAGGCGGTTGCGCTCACCGCCGGAGAGGACGCCGGCTTTCTTCTGCTGGTCCGGGCCCTTGAAGCCGAAGGCGGCGACGTAGGCGCGGGACGGCATCTCAACGTGGCCCACCTGGATGAAGTCCAGGCCGTCGGAGACGACCTCCCAGAGGGTCTTGTTGGGATCGATCCCGCCGCGGCTCTGGTCTGCGTAGGAGATCTTGACCGAGTCGCCGATCTTCAAGTTGCCGCCGTCGAGCGGTTCCAGCCCGACGATGGTCTTGAACAGCGTGGTCTTGCCGACGCCGTTGGGGCCGATGACGCCCACGATGCCGTTGCGCGGCAGCGTGAAGGACAGTCCGTCGATGAGCGTCCGGTCCTCGAAGCCCTTCTGCAGGTTCTTGGCTTCGAGCACCAGGCCACCGAGGCGGGGGCCCGGCGGAATCTGGATCTCTTCGAAGTCGAGCTTCCGGGTCCGGTCCGCTTCTGCGGCCATTTCCTCGTAGCGGGCAAGGCGGGCCTTGGACTTGGTCTGGCGGCCCTTGGCGTTGGAGCGGACCCACTCGAGTTCTTCGGTGAGGCGCTTCGCTTGCTTGGCGTCCTTTTTGCCCTGGACTTCAAGGCGGGCGCGCTTCTTCTCCAGGTACGTGGAGTAGTTGCCTTCGTACGGGTAGAGGTGGCCGCGGTCTACTTCGGCGATCCATTCGGCCACGTGATCCAGGAAGTACCGGTCGTGGGTGACGGCCAGGACGGCGCCGGCGTAGCTGGAGAGGTGCTGTTCCAGCCAGAGGACGCTTTCGGCGTCGAGGTGGTTAGTGGGCTCGTCAAGCAGGAGGAGGTCCGGCTTCTGCAGCAGGAGCTTGCAGAGCGCCACGCGGCGGCGCTCACCACCGGAGAGGAGCGTGACGTCGGCATCGGCCGGCGGGCAGCGGAGTGCATCCATGGCCTGCTCGAGCTGGGAGTCGAGGTCCCACGCGTCGGCAGCGTCGATGGCTTCCTGAAGCTGGCCCATCTCCTCCAGAAGGGTGTCGTAGTCCGCGTCCGGGCTGGCCATTTCCTCGGAGATCTCATTGAAACGCTGGATCTTCCCGTAGATCTCGCCAACGCCTTCCTGGACGTTGCCCAGGACCGTTTTCTCCTCGTTCAGCGGCGGCTCCTGCAGCAGGATGCCCACCGTGTAGCCGGGGCTGAGCCGTGCCTCACCGTTGGAGGGAGTGTCCAGGCCAGCCATGATCTTGAGGATGGTGGATTTACCGGCACCGTTGGGGCCAACAACACCAATCTTGGCCCCCGGGAAGAAGGACATGCTTACGTCGTCGAGAATTAGTTTTTCGCCAACGGCCTTGCGGGCCTTGGTCATTGTGTAGATAAATTCCGCCATGGTTCCAAATCTAGTGGGTCGGCGGGGTTAACTCACATTCAGCCGCCGGCAAAGCACTTTCCCGTCGCAAGAACAGGAAGTACGGTCACCACAACACTTCCGTCGCGGATCTGGCCGATCACACAGTCCTTGCCCTGCAGCGCAGCCGCCTCAATAGCGTCCACTTCCAGGCCGGTCGGCGTGCGGCTGGCCGATACCTGCAATGAACCGGCAGGTATCCCGGCACCGGTCAGTGCTGCCGTCAGCTGGTCCTGCCCTGGCTTGGGATTGGCCTTGGCGACGCCCTGAAGCGCATTGCCCACAGTTTCCTTCAGCCGGACGGTCGCGGCATCGAGCTGCAGTTCACCGGCAGCCGAAGGTGTGGAACCGGCCGTGGCTGATGATGATGGCGCTGGAGCCTTCGATTCAGGCCCGGCGGCCGCAGGCTGCGACGACGGGGCCGAAGATCCGGAACCCGTTCCGGTGCATCCGGAGAGGCCGGCTAGGAGCACAGATGCTGCGAGGAGCCGGGCGCACACGCCGCGTACGCCGGGCC
This genomic window from Arthrobacter sp. 24S4-2 contains:
- a CDS encoding globin, whose protein sequence is MSTPTPEPGQPKMLMQNDPFTQPGYTDNFYDAVGGHETFVKLIDVFYDGVATDPLLRPMYPEEDLGPAKRRFLMFLEQYWGGPTTYGEERGHPRLRMRHMPFRVTPEAKGRWLHHMRTAVDALELPPLYEGTLWDYMERAALSMVNSPSTREG
- the tesB gene encoding acyl-CoA thioesterase II; this encodes MTEAEARLQALPTEDPTSSLIELLDLGELEGARTDEDIFMGPSQRQPRERVFGGQVLAQSLIAANRTVDAARSVHSMHGYFLRPGDANKPITFGVQRLRDGRSFSARRVHAYQDGAPILSMIASFQEEDEGIDHQSPMPDGIPDPESLPSTADLLGKFDHPVARHWSYERPFDIRHVDPALYVSAKGEREARNAVWMKTFGPMPDDPNTHRAALAYASDYTLLESILRKHGLSWITPGMSVASLDHAMWWHRPVRVDEWLLYVQESPSAQGARGLATGKIFSRDGQHVASVAQEGMVRVPTDLKNKVVGALQTKVLQHQMRKAERD
- the ettA gene encoding energy-dependent translational throttle protein EttA; translated protein: MAEFIYTMTKARKAVGEKLILDDVSMSFFPGAKIGVVGPNGAGKSTILKIMAGLDTPSNGEARLSPGYTVGILLQEPPLNEEKTVLGNVQEGVGEIYGKIQRFNEISEEMASPDADYDTLLEEMGQLQEAIDAADAWDLDSQLEQAMDALRCPPADADVTLLSGGERRRVALCKLLLQKPDLLLLDEPTNHLDAESVLWLEQHLSSYAGAVLAVTHDRYFLDHVAEWIAEVDRGHLYPYEGNYSTYLEKKRARLEVQGKKDAKQAKRLTEELEWVRSNAKGRQTKSKARLARYEEMAAEADRTRKLDFEEIQIPPGPRLGGLVLEAKNLQKGFEDRTLIDGLSFTLPRNGIVGVIGPNGVGKTTLFKTIVGLEPLDGGNLKIGDSVKISYADQSRGGIDPNKTLWEVVSDGLDFIQVGHVEMPSRAYVAAFGFKGPDQQKKAGVLSGGERNRLNLALTLKQGGNLLLLDEPTNDLDVETLSSLENALLEFPGCAVVVSHDRWFLDRVATHILAYEGDEENPSKWYWFEGNFESYEENKVERLGPDAAKPHRVTHRRLTRD